A genome region from Sphaerisporangium krabiense includes the following:
- a CDS encoding FAD-dependent oxidoreductase translates to MTGIRTALVIGGGIAGPVAAVALRQAGIEATVYEAYAGSADGVGATLVIAPNGLDALGVIGAREAVRGIGLPISHNLVVDGRGRPIGEFPRLTDLPPSRAMWRPDLYRVLHDHARARGVAFEYGRRLVGAEETPDGVLARFADGSTAVADVLIGADGVGSTVRSLIDPHAPDPEHVPLLNFGGLADLKVPARPDAVYFVYGNKGFLGYWVQPDGRTAWWSNLPHGEPMTAAQARETPAGEWLRRLAEVYADDVPGRDLVRHTSPRDLSVLGTMHIMSSTPRWHRGRMVLVGDSVHAPSSSSGQGASLAVESAIELARCLRDLPDVPAAFAAYERLRRPRVESVAARAARTNNTKTLGPVGRTMMKLMMPLAMRTFLTPEKTLGPEQRHHIDWDAPAA, encoded by the coding sequence ATGACGGGGATCAGAACGGCACTGGTCATCGGCGGCGGCATCGCGGGGCCGGTGGCCGCGGTGGCGCTGCGCCAGGCGGGCATCGAGGCCACCGTGTACGAGGCGTACGCCGGGAGCGCGGACGGCGTGGGCGCGACGCTCGTGATCGCGCCGAACGGCCTGGACGCGCTCGGCGTGATCGGCGCGCGGGAGGCGGTCCGCGGGATCGGCCTGCCGATCTCGCACAACCTGGTGGTGGACGGCCGGGGCCGGCCCATCGGCGAGTTCCCGCGGCTCACCGACCTGCCGCCCAGCCGGGCGATGTGGCGGCCGGACCTGTACCGGGTGCTGCACGACCACGCCAGGGCGCGGGGCGTCGCCTTCGAGTACGGCAGGCGGCTCGTCGGCGCGGAGGAGACCCCGGACGGCGTCCTGGCGCGCTTCGCCGACGGGTCCACCGCCGTCGCGGACGTGCTCATCGGCGCGGACGGCGTCGGCTCGACCGTGCGGTCCCTGATAGACCCGCACGCGCCGGATCCCGAGCACGTGCCGCTGCTGAACTTCGGCGGCCTCGCCGACCTGAAGGTGCCGGCCAGGCCGGACGCGGTGTACTTCGTGTACGGGAACAAGGGCTTCCTCGGCTACTGGGTGCAGCCCGACGGCCGTACCGCCTGGTGGAGCAACCTGCCGCACGGCGAGCCGATGACCGCCGCCCAGGCCCGCGAGACCCCGGCCGGGGAATGGCTGCGCCGCCTGGCGGAGGTCTACGCCGACGACGTTCCCGGCCGCGACCTGGTCCGGCACACGAGCCCCCGCGACCTGTCCGTGCTCGGCACCATGCACATCATGTCGTCCACGCCGCGCTGGCATCGCGGCCGGATGGTCCTGGTGGGCGACTCGGTGCACGCCCCGTCGTCCAGCTCGGGGCAGGGCGCGTCCCTGGCCGTCGAGAGCGCGATCGAACTGGCCCGCTGCCTGCGCGACCTGCCCGACGTGCCGGCGGCGTTCGCCGCCTACGAGCGGCTGCGCCGTCCCCGGGTCGAGAGCGTCGCCGCCCGCGCGGCCAGGACCAACAACACCAAGACGCTCGGGCCGGTGGGCCGGACCATGATGAAGCTGATGATGCCCCTGGCGATGAGGACCTTCCTCACCCCGGAGAAGACCCTCGGCCCCGAGCAGCGCCACCACATCGACTGGGACGCCCCGGC
- a CDS encoding sensor histidine kinase, with amino-acid sequence MSPALAPTVTGRAGRTRHHPRRPSLRAQLTTLYAGLVLAVVVPMLLFAGFLFGRDRIRLRAGDTAPPPETTPQQIDAALTIIAITVVVLTVLIAWWLAGRFLRPLRAMTVTAQEISATNLNRRLGLRGPDDELTRLGRTLDDLFERLDSSFAAQRHFVANASHELRTPLAGQRAVLQVALADPGASEASLRAACEEALDLGERQQRLIDALLTLAEGQKGLEHREVVDLTDVTKGVMLSRRAEATRRTITVEASLAPAPISGDPDLITSMIGNLVDNALHHNVPGGHVTIAIELTNGRARLSVGNTGPAIRSQDLRRLFQPFQRLGTQRTHTVDGHGLGLAIVQAVAEAHGAQLTAHPRPGGGLDVTILFD; translated from the coding sequence ATGAGTCCCGCCTTGGCCCCAACGGTGACCGGCCGTGCCGGCCGCACCCGGCACCACCCGCGCCGGCCGTCCCTGCGCGCGCAGCTCACCACGCTGTACGCCGGCCTGGTCCTGGCCGTCGTCGTCCCGATGCTGCTGTTCGCCGGCTTCCTCTTCGGGAGGGACCGGATCCGCCTCCGGGCCGGGGACACCGCCCCTCCGCCCGAAACGACCCCGCAGCAAATCGATGCCGCGCTCACGATCATCGCGATCACCGTCGTGGTCCTCACCGTGCTGATCGCGTGGTGGCTGGCCGGGCGCTTCCTGCGCCCGCTGCGCGCCATGACCGTGACCGCCCAGGAGATCTCGGCCACCAACCTCAACCGGCGGCTCGGCCTGCGCGGCCCGGACGACGAGCTGACCAGGCTGGGGCGCACCCTCGACGACCTGTTCGAGCGGCTGGACTCCTCGTTCGCGGCGCAGCGCCACTTCGTGGCCAACGCGTCACATGAGCTGCGCACCCCGCTGGCCGGTCAGCGCGCCGTCCTCCAGGTCGCGCTCGCCGACCCCGGCGCGAGCGAGGCCAGCCTGCGAGCCGCGTGCGAGGAAGCACTCGATCTCGGAGAACGGCAGCAACGTTTGATCGACGCCCTGCTCACGCTGGCAGAAGGACAGAAGGGCCTGGAGCACCGGGAAGTGGTCGACCTGACCGATGTCACCAAGGGGGTGATGCTGTCGCGCCGCGCGGAGGCCACCCGGCGGACCATCACGGTCGAGGCATCGCTGGCCCCAGCACCGATCAGCGGTGACCCCGACCTGATCACCAGCATGATCGGCAACCTGGTCGACAACGCGCTCCACCACAACGTTCCCGGCGGACATGTCACCATCGCCATCGAACTCACGAATGGTCGCGCCCGCCTCTCGGTCGGCAACACCGGCCCGGCCATCCGATCGCAGGACCTACGACGGCTTTTCCAACCGTTCCAGCGACTCGGTACCCAGCGAACCCATACCGTCGACGGCCACGGACTCGGCCTGGCCATCGTGCAGGCCGTCGCCGAAGCACACGGCGCGCAGCTGACGGCCCACCCACGCCCCGGGGGCGGCTTGGACGTGACAATACTGTTCGACTGA
- a CDS encoding ATP-binding protein: MQSGERVSEVFSVVSAIDQVPSARHRARGTLAAWGVDDETVFTAGLIVTELVTNVAEHAAAESPSATVMLAADRHWVTVAVHDTHPRLPRALASPRDDGGRGLRMVMLLAEEAGGRHSVEPTPGGGKHVVVHLPR, from the coding sequence ATGCAGTCCGGGGAGCGTGTGAGCGAGGTCTTCTCCGTGGTGTCGGCGATCGATCAGGTGCCGTCGGCCAGGCACCGGGCTCGCGGGACGCTGGCCGCGTGGGGCGTGGACGACGAGACCGTCTTCACGGCGGGCCTGATCGTGACGGAGCTGGTGACGAACGTGGCCGAGCACGCCGCGGCGGAGTCGCCGTCCGCGACCGTCATGCTCGCCGCCGACCGACACTGGGTCACCGTGGCCGTCCACGACACGCATCCGCGCCTGCCCCGCGCGCTGGCGTCTCCGCGCGACGACGGCGGCCGGGGGCTGCGCATGGTCATGCTGCTGGCCGAGGAGGCGGGCGGCCGGCACTCGGTCGAGCCGACGCCCGGAGGCGGTAAGCACGTCGTCGTCCACCTCCCCCGCTGA
- a CDS encoding response regulator transcription factor gives MRVLVVEDFEVLARTIGTGLRREGMAVDIVLNGDDALAHLAETRYDVVVLDRDLPGTPGDDVCRDIAAGGTGSRVLMLTAAGAVRDRVEGLELGADDYLPKPFDFTELVARVRALGRRSAPAVPPILRAEDLTLDPSRRVAFRGGRRLELTPKEFALLECLLAAGDRVMSPEELLERVWDEAADPFTTAVKTTVRRLRAKLGEPPVIETIREGGYRIGVPR, from the coding sequence GTGCGAGTTCTGGTCGTCGAAGACTTCGAGGTTCTGGCCAGGACGATCGGGACCGGGTTGCGCCGCGAGGGCATGGCGGTGGACATCGTTCTCAACGGCGACGACGCCCTGGCCCACCTGGCCGAGACCCGATACGACGTGGTGGTGCTGGACCGCGACCTGCCCGGCACACCCGGCGACGACGTATGCCGTGACATCGCCGCCGGTGGCACCGGGTCGCGGGTGCTCATGCTCACCGCCGCGGGCGCCGTGCGAGACAGGGTCGAGGGCCTGGAGTTGGGCGCCGACGACTACCTGCCCAAACCGTTCGACTTCACCGAACTCGTGGCCCGCGTGCGCGCGCTGGGGCGCCGCTCGGCGCCCGCGGTGCCTCCGATCCTCCGGGCGGAAGATCTGACCCTGGACCCGAGCCGGCGCGTGGCCTTTCGCGGCGGACGGCGTTTGGAGCTCACCCCGAAGGAGTTCGCCCTGCTGGAATGCCTGCTCGCCGCCGGTGACCGGGTCATGTCGCCGGAGGAGTTGCTGGAACGGGTCTGGGACGAAGCCGCCGACCCGTTCACCACGGCCGTCAAGACGACGGTGCGCCGGTTGCGGGCCAAACTCGGCGAACCGCCGGTGATCGAGACCATCCGTGAGGGCGGCTACCGGATCGGAGTCCCGCGATGA
- a CDS encoding class I SAM-dependent methyltransferase: MRRLPFELPEFTRVTWVDDRARAVWEPRLRRVSAAWREVQWLSVAAGIRPCAVLRVPQDEMPRHFLRWEALGVGAAVLAREGAGAPGYAARTPARAGDGPATLRVGFGGADDLRRLSAAWTAGDHDAIGTLLGYPPCCRAFFDAVWARRRLLDPTWAMAGGSDGENARPLRVSGPVFTNVLWRWVDVRAVPHLPCAFDCEDTAALGERLLELAERVGFAEEAGWCRAILSWPVEWSSLHGIAEIRAPVLKIATTTDAFTGKRVVQRAGTEYPGEGASGLHFPYRVRPVPAGRAAAFARGLANPIPRPDPRPAWYHADNGFSGRAAMDRAHRRLLRAARAALAVPEPHVADLGCGNGALLRLLREEAAPALVPYGVDLSPERIAHARDLWPGHSGNFTVGDVFDDETPWRPGRSYRLVLLGLNRLRETTPGRARRLLDRIREHADRLLVYSHDRAPDGAEPVASLVDLRDPAAQGDGLAGQVIAMAKAAASGLPG, encoded by the coding sequence ATGCGACGCCTGCCGTTTGAGCTCCCGGAGTTCACCCGGGTCACGTGGGTGGACGACCGGGCCCGCGCGGTGTGGGAGCCGAGGCTGCGGCGCGTCTCGGCCGCGTGGCGCGAGGTGCAGTGGCTGTCGGTCGCGGCGGGGATCCGGCCGTGCGCGGTGCTGCGCGTGCCGCAGGACGAGATGCCCCGGCACTTCCTGCGCTGGGAGGCGCTCGGCGTCGGCGCCGCCGTCCTCGCCCGGGAAGGCGCGGGAGCCCCCGGCTACGCGGCGCGAACCCCGGCACGGGCCGGCGACGGCCCCGCGACGCTGCGCGTCGGCTTCGGCGGCGCGGACGATCTGCGCCGCCTGAGTGCCGCCTGGACGGCCGGCGACCACGACGCCATCGGGACGCTGCTCGGCTACCCGCCCTGCTGCCGGGCCTTCTTCGACGCCGTGTGGGCGCGGCGGCGCCTGCTCGACCCGACGTGGGCCATGGCCGGCGGCTCCGACGGCGAGAACGCGCGGCCGCTGCGGGTGTCGGGCCCGGTGTTCACCAACGTCCTGTGGCGCTGGGTGGACGTGCGGGCGGTGCCCCACCTGCCCTGCGCGTTCGACTGCGAGGACACCGCCGCGCTCGGCGAGCGGCTCCTGGAACTCGCCGAGCGCGTGGGTTTCGCCGAGGAGGCCGGCTGGTGCCGTGCGATCCTGTCGTGGCCCGTGGAATGGTCGAGCCTGCACGGGATCGCCGAGATACGCGCGCCCGTCCTGAAGATCGCCACGACGACGGACGCCTTCACGGGCAAGCGCGTCGTCCAGCGCGCGGGCACCGAGTACCCCGGCGAAGGCGCGAGCGGGCTCCACTTCCCCTACCGGGTGCGGCCGGTGCCCGCCGGCCGGGCGGCCGCCTTCGCGCGGGGGCTCGCCAATCCGATCCCGCGGCCCGACCCCCGTCCGGCCTGGTACCACGCCGACAACGGTTTCTCCGGCCGCGCCGCCATGGATCGGGCGCACCGGCGCCTGCTGAGAGCCGCGCGCGCGGCGCTGGCCGTGCCGGAGCCGCACGTCGCCGACCTCGGCTGCGGCAACGGGGCGCTCCTGCGGCTGCTGCGCGAGGAGGCGGCGCCCGCGCTCGTGCCGTACGGCGTGGACCTCTCCCCCGAGAGGATCGCCCACGCCCGCGACCTGTGGCCCGGCCACTCCGGTAACTTCACGGTCGGCGACGTCTTCGACGACGAGACGCCGTGGCGGCCCGGCCGGTCGTACCGGCTCGTCCTGCTCGGCCTCAACCGGCTGCGGGAGACGACACCCGGCCGGGCGCGCCGGCTGCTGGACCGGATCCGTGAGCACGCCGACCGGCTGCTCGTCTACAGCCACGACCGTGCCCCGGACGGGGCGGAGCCGGTCGCGTCGCTCGTCGACCTGCGCGATCCCGCGGCCCAAGGGGACGGGCTCGCCGGCCAGGTCATCGCCATGGCGAAGGCCGCGGCCTCCGGCCTGCCCGGGTGA
- a CDS encoding radical SAM protein, which yields MGVEVRPLGVRCNIQCQYCYQNPERDAGNEERTYDIALMKTAIDHEGGPFSLFGGEPLLVPEDDLEDLFHWGHDHFGGSAIQTNGSLLNDRHLDMFARYNVNVGVSVDGPGELNDARWAGSLAATRERTARTMAAIERLCAADLVPSLIVTLHRGNASAERLPVLIDWIGEMAAAGITSIRLHLLEVDSPVVRLKYALSAEENLAALLAFLRLESGLPAVRFDLFQDMRAMLVGMDDRNTCVWTGCDPYTTRAVRGVEGDGRRTNCGRTNKEGIDFVKADRPGFERYLALYQTPQDAGGCQGCRFFLMCKGQCPGTALDGDWRNRTEHCAVWTSLYERLEGEFLRRGLVPLSRHPIRPRLEAAFMAVWSRGGTPSMSGMLRFGADARDGEAHATPAV from the coding sequence ATGGGGGTCGAGGTTCGCCCGCTCGGCGTGCGATGCAACATCCAATGTCAGTACTGTTATCAGAATCCCGAGCGCGACGCCGGGAACGAGGAGCGCACCTACGACATCGCGCTCATGAAAACGGCCATCGACCACGAAGGCGGGCCTTTCAGCCTTTTCGGCGGCGAGCCGCTCCTGGTACCGGAAGACGACCTGGAGGATTTGTTCCACTGGGGTCACGACCATTTCGGCGGCAGCGCCATCCAGACCAATGGTTCGCTGCTCAATGACCGGCACCTCGACATGTTCGCCCGCTACAACGTGAACGTGGGGGTTTCGGTCGACGGCCCCGGGGAGCTCAACGACGCGCGGTGGGCGGGGTCGCTGGCCGCGACCCGCGAGCGCACCGCGCGCACCATGGCCGCGATCGAACGGCTGTGCGCCGCGGACCTGGTGCCCAGCCTGATCGTCACCCTGCACCGCGGCAACGCGAGCGCCGAGCGGCTGCCCGTGCTCATCGACTGGATCGGCGAGATGGCGGCGGCGGGCATCACCTCGATCCGCCTCCACCTGCTCGAAGTGGACAGCCCCGTCGTCCGCCTGAAGTACGCGCTCTCCGCGGAGGAGAACCTCGCCGCCCTGCTGGCGTTCCTGCGGCTGGAGTCCGGCCTGCCCGCCGTCCGCTTCGACCTCTTCCAGGACATGCGGGCGATGCTGGTCGGGATGGACGACCGCAACACGTGCGTCTGGACCGGCTGCGATCCGTACACCACCAGGGCGGTGCGCGGCGTGGAGGGGGACGGCCGGCGGACCAACTGCGGCCGCACCAACAAGGAGGGCATCGACTTCGTCAAGGCCGACCGGCCGGGTTTCGAGCGCTACCTGGCCCTCTACCAGACGCCGCAGGACGCGGGAGGCTGTCAGGGGTGCCGGTTCTTCCTCATGTGCAAGGGGCAGTGCCCCGGCACGGCCCTCGACGGTGACTGGCGCAACCGCACCGAGCACTGCGCGGTGTGGACGAGCCTGTACGAGCGGCTGGAGGGCGAGTTCCTGCGGCGCGGGCTCGTCCCACTCTCCCGCCACCCGATCCGGCCCCGGCTGGAGGCGGCCTTCATGGCGGTGTGGAGCCGGGGCGGCACGCCCTCGATGAGCGGGATGCTGCGCTTCGGCGCGGACGCGCGAGACGGGGAGGCCCATGCGACGCCTGCCGTTTGA
- a CDS encoding serine hydrolase domain-containing protein, whose protein sequence is MAEINGTCDERFGAVREALAASLDKDDVGASVAVYVDGEPVADLWGGYADAARTVPWGRDTIVNVWSTTKTMTALCALILADRGEIDVDAPVARYWPEFAAAGKDGVLVRHLLSHTAGLPTWTSPMTVEDLYDRPAATARLAAQPPLWEPGTDAGYHVVTQGFLVGEVIRRVTGLSVGAFLAEEVTGPLGADFHIGLPAEHDHRVAPVIPPPVRSDAAMPQPDIPFTPVIDFSDANTTGWRRAEIPAGNGHGNARSIAAVQSVLACGGTVNGVRLMSPEGCARALEEQFHGTDRYLGATMRYGLGYAIMAGPTGGRTCFWGGLGGSLVVIDLDNRLTFAYAMNQMLDNGTLGDDRALGLLFAAYDGLLS, encoded by the coding sequence ATGGCCGAGATCAACGGCACGTGTGACGAACGGTTCGGCGCGGTGCGCGAAGCGCTGGCGGCCTCGCTGGACAAGGACGACGTCGGCGCCTCGGTGGCGGTGTACGTGGACGGGGAGCCGGTGGCCGACCTGTGGGGCGGGTACGCCGACGCGGCCCGCACCGTCCCGTGGGGGCGCGACACCATCGTCAACGTCTGGTCCACCACCAAGACGATGACGGCGCTGTGCGCGCTGATCCTCGCCGACCGGGGTGAGATCGACGTGGACGCGCCGGTCGCCCGGTACTGGCCCGAGTTCGCCGCCGCGGGCAAGGATGGCGTGCTCGTGCGCCACCTGCTCTCCCACACCGCGGGGCTGCCCACCTGGACCTCGCCGATGACCGTCGAGGACCTGTACGACCGGCCCGCCGCCACCGCGCGGCTGGCCGCGCAGCCGCCCCTGTGGGAGCCGGGCACGGACGCGGGGTACCACGTCGTCACCCAGGGGTTCCTGGTCGGCGAGGTCATCCGCAGGGTCACGGGCCTGAGCGTGGGCGCCTTCCTCGCCGAGGAGGTCACCGGGCCGCTCGGCGCCGACTTCCACATCGGCCTGCCCGCCGAGCACGACCACCGCGTCGCCCCGGTCATCCCTCCGCCCGTCCGGAGCGACGCGGCCATGCCCCAGCCGGACATCCCCTTCACGCCTGTGATCGACTTCTCCGACGCCAACACGACCGGGTGGCGGCGCGCCGAGATCCCCGCGGGCAACGGGCACGGCAACGCCCGCTCGATCGCGGCCGTCCAGTCGGTGCTGGCCTGCGGGGGCACGGTGAACGGCGTGCGGCTGATGTCGCCCGAGGGCTGCGCCCGCGCCCTGGAGGAGCAGTTCCACGGCACGGACCGCTATCTGGGCGCGACGATGCGGTACGGCCTGGGGTACGCCATCATGGCCGGGCCGACCGGCGGGCGCACCTGCTTCTGGGGCGGCCTCGGCGGCTCCCTGGTCGTGATCGACCTCGACAACCGCCTCACGTTCGCGTACGCGATGAACCAGATGCTCGACAACGGCACCCTCGGCGACGACCGCGCCCTCGGCCTCCTCTTCGCCGCCTATGACGGCCTGCTGTCGTAA
- a CDS encoding PadR family transcriptional regulator, whose translation MEKRRKVSNPLALAAMAWLVRGPMHPYELGRRLQETGMDRSIKYNRGSLYMVVEQLRKAGFVVEQETVREGQRPERTVYALTDQGRAELYDWMRELVAEPRHEYPYFGVALSLLSVLDPGEAAELLGRRLETLTAEVEETRAGMQALLDGGLLWIFQIEEKYRLTVLEAEQRFVTELIDSLRRPGHAEAWQELFRSDT comes from the coding sequence GTGGAGAAGCGGCGCAAGGTGTCCAACCCGTTGGCGCTGGCGGCGATGGCGTGGCTGGTGCGGGGGCCGATGCATCCCTATGAGCTGGGGCGGCGGCTGCAGGAGACCGGGATGGATCGCAGCATCAAGTACAACCGGGGGTCGCTCTACATGGTGGTGGAGCAGCTCAGGAAGGCGGGGTTCGTCGTCGAGCAGGAGACGGTGCGCGAAGGGCAGCGGCCCGAGCGGACGGTCTACGCGCTCACCGACCAGGGGCGCGCGGAGCTCTACGACTGGATGCGCGAGCTGGTGGCGGAGCCGCGGCACGAGTACCCCTACTTCGGCGTCGCGCTGTCGCTGCTCAGCGTCCTCGACCCGGGGGAGGCCGCCGAACTGCTCGGCCGGCGGCTGGAGACGCTGACCGCCGAGGTGGAGGAGACCCGGGCGGGCATGCAGGCCCTTCTCGACGGCGGCCTGCTGTGGATCTTCCAGATAGAGGAGAAGTACCGCCTCACGGTGCTGGAGGCCGAGCAGCGCTTCGTCACCGAACTGATCGACTCTCTCAGGCGGCCCGGCCACGCCGAGGCGTGGCAAGAGCTATTCAGGAGCGACACATGA
- a CDS encoding helix-turn-helix domain-containing protein, with amino-acid sequence MGERMCPVCRKTLLSRYSGDPVCAPCARSSRGALPAVPVWLWDSPEIREALASADLPAFLLRVRSAMGLSQLELASLVGWSQSTVNRVENGERNTLYDIRELLRFADAIDMPRQVLVPLITGKSVTEYPAEGINADMDMDRRHFTGVLAGSLAAGMGWRSPIIPDRVDAAHIKQLKATIQRLYADDQRMGGGLLLSPALRQLTRVRRMLDEADFTESIGRGLLSAAGELCICAGWLAYDSGDQSHARQLFGEALLYAEHSGDERLRVNVASYLAMHAVRQARTRPGRAREALHAVAAGKDAARPWATPRVYGLLAIREATAHAVVGDEIACRKSIATAWREIERGTHEDDPDWTGFVTPTVLTYFEGLTAMTLGKPRLAVARYEHLLADASLGERNRTYYRSCLAGALLASGRRADALAEGVALLPDIGGSRRTLQELTGLREAADESSEFAYRYDRLLAA; translated from the coding sequence ATGGGCGAACGGATGTGCCCCGTGTGCCGGAAGACCCTGCTGAGCCGTTACAGCGGCGATCCGGTTTGCGCTCCCTGTGCGCGGTCGAGCCGGGGAGCCCTGCCGGCCGTGCCCGTGTGGCTGTGGGATTCCCCCGAGATCCGCGAGGCCCTGGCGTCGGCCGACCTTCCCGCGTTCCTGCTACGCGTCCGCTCCGCCATGGGCCTCAGCCAACTCGAACTGGCCAGCCTCGTCGGCTGGTCCCAGAGCACGGTCAACCGCGTCGAGAACGGCGAACGCAACACTTTGTACGACATCCGCGAACTCCTCCGCTTCGCCGACGCCATCGACATGCCACGCCAGGTGCTCGTGCCGCTGATCACGGGAAAGTCTGTGACGGAGTACCCGGCTGAGGGCATAAATGCTGATATGGATATGGATCGGCGTCATTTCACCGGGGTGTTGGCCGGCAGTCTGGCGGCGGGCATGGGGTGGCGTTCTCCCATCATTCCCGACCGCGTCGACGCGGCCCATATCAAGCAGCTCAAGGCCACGATCCAACGCCTCTACGCCGACGACCAGCGGATGGGCGGCGGGTTACTGCTATCTCCCGCCTTGCGGCAGCTCACCCGAGTCCGGCGCATGCTCGATGAGGCGGACTTCACCGAGTCGATTGGTCGCGGCCTGTTGTCCGCAGCTGGAGAACTGTGCATATGTGCTGGTTGGCTGGCTTATGACTCGGGTGATCAGAGTCACGCGCGTCAACTGTTCGGCGAAGCACTCCTGTACGCCGAGCATTCCGGAGACGAGCGACTTCGGGTGAACGTGGCGTCCTACCTCGCCATGCACGCCGTACGGCAGGCGCGCACACGACCTGGCCGCGCCCGAGAAGCGCTTCACGCGGTCGCGGCAGGAAAGGACGCGGCCCGTCCATGGGCGACACCACGGGTGTACGGCCTTCTCGCCATCCGCGAGGCCACGGCTCACGCCGTAGTCGGCGACGAGATCGCGTGCCGTAAGTCCATCGCCACGGCATGGCGCGAGATAGAGCGCGGCACACATGAGGACGACCCTGACTGGACCGGCTTCGTGACTCCCACCGTGCTCACCTACTTCGAGGGCCTGACCGCCATGACCTTAGGGAAGCCCCGCCTCGCCGTCGCTCGTTACGAGCACCTGCTCGCTGATGCTTCCCTGGGGGAGCGGAATCGGACCTATTACCGTTCGTGTCTGGCGGGAGCGTTACTGGCATCTGGTCGCCGAGCTGATGCCCTCGCCGAAGGGGTGGCACTTCTGCCGGATATCGGTGGGTCCCGGCGGACCCTCCAGGAACTTACCGGGCTTCGCGAGGCCGCGGACGAATCATCGGAGTTCGCCTATCGGTATGACCGGCTCCTGGCCGCCTGA